In a genomic window of Bacteroidota bacterium:
- the nqrC gene encoding NADH:ubiquinone reductase (Na(+)-transporting) subunit C gives MNKNSNIYTFGFSAALVIVVGLLLASAAIGLKPFQSANVRIEKMQDIIGSVGISATPAQAEEKFNSIIKEQLVLTSEGKVVDGAEYTAFDIDLSKEIKKPHEKRQYPLFIANLDDKKFFIVPMRGKGLWGPIWGYIALDASMNVFNVYGAKFDHKSETPGLGAEINTTEFQKQFVDKLIFDEGGNYKPIKAIKGGVAAGDMHAVDAISGGTITSNGVNEMIKRTLEIYVPFFKEYTTTGLETIPAEQVEDAETISPDAAGGVSAEEGAESETEELKKDSK, from the coding sequence ATGAATAAGAATAGTAATATATACACATTTGGTTTTTCTGCTGCATTGGTTATTGTTGTAGGATTACTTCTTGCCTCTGCTGCAATTGGTTTAAAACCATTCCAGTCTGCGAATGTAAGGATTGAGAAAATGCAGGATATTATTGGCTCTGTTGGAATTTCAGCTACCCCTGCACAGGCGGAAGAAAAATTTAACTCAATTATTAAGGAGCAACTGGTATTAACAAGTGAGGGTAAAGTGGTGGATGGTGCAGAGTATACAGCCTTTGATATAGATTTATCAAAAGAAATTAAAAAGCCACATGAAAAAAGACAATATCCCTTATTTATAGCAAATTTGGATGATAAGAAGTTTTTCATTGTTCCAATGCGTGGAAAAGGATTGTGGGGACCTATTTGGGGTTATATTGCTCTTGATGCATCTATGAATGTTTTCAATGTATATGGAGCAAAATTCGACCATAAATCAGAAACACCTGGACTTGGTGCTGAAATAAACACTACTGAATTTCAAAAACAGTTTGTTGATAAACTGATATTTGATGAAGGTGGAAATTATAAGCCAATTAAAGCAATTAAAGGTGGTGTTGCTGCTGGAGATATGCATGCTGTTGATGCAATTTCCGGAGGAACAATTACCAGCAATGGAGTGAATGAAATGATAAAAAGAACCCTTGAAATTTATGTTCCCTTTTTTAAAGAATACACAACCACTGGATTAGAAACAATCCCTGCTGAACAAGTGGAGGATGCAGAAACCATATCTCCAGATGCTGCAGGAGGGGTTTCTGCAGAGGAGGGTGCTGAGAGTGAAACAGAAGAATTAAAAAAAGATTCAAAATAG